The genomic segment gcaggtagagagcaggCTCGGCGAGCTCCTGAAATGCCGGCAGCCCGCGCCGCCGACCGCGCTACCCGCGCGCGAGCAGCCCTTGGCGCAGCCTCAGGGACCCTGGCCCCTGGCAAGGTGAGCGGGGCCGCCCGGCACGAGGGTGACCTTGGAGAAGGTTGATGGGGACCACGCGTCCTGGCGGGCAGGGGGCGGGGCGCAGGCGGCTGGCGCGCTCCGGCGGCTCGCTGGCTACTCCTGGGCCCAGCTGGCTTGCGTGGACCCTGGTGGCCACGTGGGGCCTTGCGAGCTTCCGACTGCTCCTGCTTGTCAAGGACTGCAGGTACCCAAGATCGAGGGACCTGGCAACCTTGGGCCGCCAACTTGGACCCCTTGGGAAGCGGGAAGAGGTCAAGAGTTGGGGAAAGTTGCCCAAGGCTCTGGCCCTCAAGGTCTTTAGGCCCTGTCCTTGCAGAAAAAAACGCACGTGTTCCCCTCTGGCCTTATCAGGTCCCTGCCCTTCACTGACACCCTGGGGCACTGCAGCCCTCCTCCCCAGCAGGGGCCAGAGCCTGTCAGACCCAACAGTTTCCTGACTTTCCTAACCAGCAGTGTGCCTAGGGCTCCAGGGAAGCTCATCCCTGGCTACTTGGGATTTCAGCTACTGTGACCTGGATGAGATCCCACTCCTTCAGGGCCGAACCTTATACTTCTTTGGCTCAATTTACTGTTTCCTGTGCCGGTAGACTTTGCTCCTGAGTGTAGTAGGCTTTTGGGCTCAAGACTCTGGCATAGGTGGCATGTGACCAGCTAAGGGCCCTAGGCTCTCAGAGGGAGCACACGTTGAGGATAATCTTTTGGAGGCCAAGACTAGCCTCAGCTGGAGAGTCAGTGTGACAGGGTTAACCCCTCTTATCTCTCAGCTACTGGGCTTTGGATGCCATAGGTGGGAGACACCTGTGTGGATTATGTTTGATGTTCTGGCAGAGTTGAGGGCTTCCTGCTAGAGAGGCATGTTGGCAACTCTGCTCCATTCTGGATGTTAAGTCCTCATGCAAAGGTCTGTCCTGGGGATGGGATGAGCAGGGCCTAGGGGGCTTCCCGATGATATCAGTGTATGTCCTTGCCCTATCTCTGGGAAGGCTCTGTGGTGCGGGTGTATAACCACAAAGCAGTCACCCAGACAGGGAGCATGGAGCTGGAGTAGCCTTGGTGACCAGCCCATCTCTTACCTGGGAAACCACCTTTTAAGTCTTAATTGTTGGGGGACAGCAAGGACAGGTTTGTGGCAATATTTGGGGATAGTATCCAGGAGGAGGACAAggcagtgacttttttttttttttggtttttcgagacagggtttctctgtgtagctttgcgcctttcctgggattcacttggtagtccaggctggccttgaactcacagaaatccgcctggctctgcctcccgagtgttgggattaaaggcatgcgccaccaccgcctggctagcagTGACATTCTTAAGTGGCAAGGGACACCAACACTGGCTGTTTACTCTAAACAGGAAGCTAACCTGGTGTGGAGGCCTGAAGTCACCCATCAGCAGCCAGTTAGAGCGCCTGAGGCCTGAGGGACATTGACTCCAAGTACTTCTGGGCACTGGGAGCTGTGGAGTAGGGCAAGGTGTCCTCCCTACTTCCTCTGAGGTTTCTGGGTAGTTAGCTGCCCCTTTCTGGTCCCTGGACTGGTAATTTCCAGCTCATATAGGGCTTCCACAACTAACCCTGCATCTTCTCAAGGGCATCCTTCAAAATCGCCTGTGTCCACCCACCGCCTCCCCTGTTTTGTCTTCCTTGGAGCCTTTCCTCAGCTACCATCTCTCTCTGACTAGCTCTAGGAGGAGGGAACATGGGAGGCACTGGTCACCCTCCTGCTAGCTTGTGGCAAAATCTCAAATCTTTCAACCCACTAAGTGGTTGAGTATGGGTGTTGCCTGTGATGATGGCCGGGGTGCCTCTGACATACTCTTTGTCCTGGCAAGAGACAGATGGGAGAGACTCAAGATGAGATCCTGTGATTGAttacctgccccctcccctcccccagaagtAGGTGGAAGAACGTTCAGGGACCACCAGGCAGAAGAGAATTGGGGCTGAGTCAAAGTTATGAGCACTGGGGTCAGAATAGTCTAGGTCTTGAAGTCAATCCCCTTCGCTGTGTGACACAGGCAGGAAGTTTCTCTTCCAAGGCTATAAAATGGGTGACCAGTCACCTTGAGGGGGTAGGAGAGTACATGAGAGGTCCGTGGGCACTATGGCCTGGCACTTCAGTCAGTGTCCCCAGGAGTGGTTACAGGTGAACTCTGGGACTGGTGCCCTTTCCCCTACAGAGCCTTGTCTTACATAACTATGGCCTCCAAGCAGGGTGGGGCGGGGCTTAGCTTTGGGTTTGTAGTCCTTGCCCTCTGGGGCCCCATTGCAATTCCAGGGCCACCACCTTGATCCATTGCTATTCACAGCCCCTGGCTGGGATTTCCTTCTTTAAGAATCAAGCTAAGTCACGGGTAGGCGGGGTAGTGCACACCTATCTGCATCCTGGTACTTAGGGCGATTTCTGAGAGTCTGCCCtgcttcaacaaaacaaaaacatacatgtaaaaagAATCAATGTCCAGCCCTCATGCTTTCATGAAGTGTGAACCCCTTTGGGGTGTAGGTGGTTGCAGGCAAGGAGGGATTTCCATTACGAGTGCCTTCATGCCCTCTGGTGCACCAAAACCTCAGGTACCCTATGGGTCTGGGAGGAGTCCTGCCTCCTTGTGGTCCCCACCTGCACATCTGAGATTTCTGTAGCCACCAGACCCTGCCAGCCCTGGGGCTGGCAGGACCCTGTGCCCCTCAAGACCCTCCTCTTTATTTTAGTGCCTCTCTCACCTGAGGAGGAACCCAGAGCGGCGTGGGCCACCTGAGCCCAGGAAGGCGAGCAGGCCTACCGGGACCGCGAGTGCCTGGCGGAGTGGCAGGTGCAGCCCAGGACTCCGGCTCCCACCTCCTACTGTAGGTGCGGCCCCATTCCCTCCATGGCCCCACCCCAGGCTTCATGAGCACAGGGCTTGGCCAGTTGCCACCAGCCAGTCAACTGGGATGCACATGCCTGCCCTGCCCTGGGCCTGCTCGGCTGGGGGGGCCTCAGCCGCCCCTCACCCTGAGTATAGAATGCAGCACAGGGCTATGGGGGGACATCTCACTCAAGTTGCCCCTTTTTTCTTGCCTTGAGGAGTGGGCCGGGCTTAAGGTCATGTTCTTCTCACTCAGAGATGTCCCTCCCCAGCATTCTGTGCTCATCTCCCTGgggcctggggccagccagggaGGGAAGGGCAAATATTGATtcatccttgtttggtttgtttgccaACAGTGGGGGTGTCATTGAGGTGACTGGGTCTGTGGGGGCATCTCTAGAAGGAGAGGGTGTCTGTGTCTGGTGAGTGGGGATGGGCTAGAGTTCTGATCAGGCAGAAGTTGAAACCAGGCTCCTGGAAGCCTGCCTGGCTGGGAGTTAGGAGTACAGAGGAGTGCTCTGTGGGGAGGAGTTAGGAGTATGGAGGAGTGCTCTGTGGGGAGGAGTTAGGAATATGGAGGAGTGCTCTGTGGGTGGGGAGGAGTTAGAAGTACAGAGGAGTGCTCTGTGTATGGGGAGGAGTTAGGAGTACAGAGGAGTACTCTGTGGGTGGGGAGGAGTTAGGAGTAGGGAGGAGTGCTCTGTGGGTGGGGAGGAGTTAGGAGTAGGGAGGAGTGCTCTGTGGGTGGGGAGGAGTTAGGAGTAGGGAGGAGTGCTCTGTGGGTGGGGAGGAGTTAGGAGTACGGAGGAGTACTCTGTGGGGAGGAGTTAGGAGTAGGGAGGAGTGCTCTGTGGGTGGGGAGGAGTTAGGAGTAGGGAGGAGTGCTCTGTGGGTGGGGAGGAGTTAGGAGTACGGAGGAGTACTCTGTGGGGAGGAGTTAGGAGTACGGAGGAGTGCTCTATGGGTGGGGAGGAGTTAGGAGTAGGGAGGAGTGCTCTGTGGGTGGGGAGGAGTTAGGAGTACAGAGGAGTACTCTGTGGGTGGGGAGGAGTTAGGAGTAGGGAGGAGTGCTCTGTGGGTGGGGAGGAGTTAGGAGTAGGGAGGAGTGCTCTATGGGTGGGGAGGAGTTAGGAGTAGGGAGGAGTGCTCTGTGGGTGGGGAGGAGTTAGGAGTACAGAGGAGTGCTCTGTGGGTGGGGAGGAGTTAGGAGTACAGAGGAGTGCTCTGTGGGTGGGGAGGAGTTAGAAGTACAGAGGAGTACTCTGTGGGTGGGGAGGAGTTAGGAGAGGAGGAGTGCTCTGTGGGTGGGGAGGAGTTAGGAGTGCTCTGTGGTACCCTGCCAAAGGTCTGGAAAGAGAGCCGGGGCTCTTTCTGATTTACAGTCAACCTTCCCTGGGCCCAGAGCTACAGGTCTGAGCTGAGCTGAAGAAGGCTCAGGAtctgcagcagagaggccttGTCCCAAGCAGCTAAGGGTAGCTGCTCTATGGTTAAGGAAGGGTCTAGTTTGGGTCTGTGCCTGTGCAGGTGCAGTGGGTATGTACTGAGGCTGCTCTTGAACCCTGCTCCTGGACCTGGCTGTGCTAACTGTATCTCTTTCCTACCCTCCCACAGTCCGGGGCCGAGGCTTGTGTTCAATCGAGTGAACGGCCGGCGGCCCCTCACCACATCTCCATCCCTCGAGGGAACCCAAGAGACCTACACATTGGCCCACGAGGAGAACGTCCGATTTGTGTCCGAAGGTAGTAAGGGAGCGGGGGTGTGGCTCAGGCCGTAGAATCCCAGTGGTGTGGACCCGGCTCTGTTCTGTCCTTCCCACTGTAACCGGACTCTAGCCGCCCAAGGGCTGGCCTTTCCTCTGGCTTTCTGCCTGGTCATGTCCATTCCTTGAGCTGGGCTGGAGTCCAAGGTGGCCACCAGGTTCTGGGGTGGGAGGGATACCAGGGGCCTGGTTCATTCTAACCGTCCTTCCTTCACAGCCTGGCAGCAGGTAGAGCGACAGCTGGATGGCGGCCCTGCCGATAAGAGTGGCCCTCGTCCTGTGCAGTATGTGGAGAGCTCTCCTGACCCCCGGCTGCAGAGTGAGCCTTTCCCCATGCCCTGTACCCCCCAAAGAGTTCGCTGACCTTGACCTCTCCACCATGTTCTAACCCagggagttggggagggaagtCTTGGGTCAGACTTCCCCATTTTCCATTGAGTGCTATTCTTGGAGTCCAGGTTATAGGAGCTGTGGTCAGCTGGAGGGCAGAGGTACTGACCAGCTTGGAAAGCAGTATCACTGCCTAACATTTATTCTACCCACAGACTTTGTACCTATTGACCTGGATGAGTGGTGGGCACAACAGTTCCTGGCTAGAATCACCAACTGTTCCTAACACCTGTCCAGGAAGGAATGCTGCCATAGTGGACCCTTTGCCCGAAGGAGACCATGGTGCACCCATCCACCTTGTGGCCAGGCTGGGTACCGGTCACACCTGAAGTGCCAACATTTGGACTTTTGCACCTGTTGTTCCCTTGGCTTGGCTGTCCCAAGCTGCCGGAGCCAGAGGCCAAACCTGTTTAACCTCAGTCCTGCTCACTGTGCCCAGGGACCAGCCCCTGGGGCTGGCAGGGAGGAACCCAGGCTAATAAATTTGAGAAACTGCCCTTTAGAGTGTCAATGACTGGGGAGCTCAGGGGGATGTGTGTTGGGtccatgtgtccacttctcttgtTCTCAGCCTCCCCCAACTCTTTATGATACTCAGAGTTGAATTCAGGGCTTCCTGCACGAGACATATATGTCCTACTGCTGACCTACATCCCCGGCCTTCTGTTTACTATTactacttcttcctcttcttttttcagaatagggtctcaatatgtaatcctggctgacctgaactttgctgtgtagactaggctagctttgaacacTCGAAgacccaccttcctctgcctcctaaatgctggtaataaagacatgtgccaccagccttttgatcctcctgcctccccagtagctgggattataggctggGTTGCAACATCCCTTTTTAactatatcttctctttactcTTGGGAGTAAGTAGCAGGAGTTACAGCTTTGTCCAactcttccttgtttttatttttgagataagtgactggcctggaactcacttaacCAGGATGATGGGGCCCTTGACCAGCCTACTTTGGAAGTATGTAGACCTAAGCTGTCCCATCTGTCTCTAGTACCTCTTCTTGGCAATTGACAGACACCAAGTCAGACCCCAAGAGGCAGGTGCTGCTGGCTAGAGGTGCAGGGATACGTTTATTTTCCCTgacaaagaattaaaaggcaggaaagaagTGTTACCAGAAATCTTGGTGATTCTTGGGAAATCAAAGTCCCCGCTTGGGATTCTTAGTTTCATTAATATAAGAATttaagtgccgggcggtggtggcgcacacctttaatcccagcagtcgggaggcagagccaggtggatctttgtgagttcaaggccagcctggtctacagagtgagatccaggaaaggcgcaaagctacacagagaaaccctgtcttgaaaaaccaaaaaaaaaaaaaaaaaaaaaagaatttaaggggc from the Peromyscus eremicus chromosome 8a, PerEre_H2_v1, whole genome shotgun sequence genome contains:
- the Mcrip2 gene encoding MAPK regulated corepressor interacting protein 2 isoform X1 translates to MYTITKGPSKLVAQRRTGPTQQQVESRLGELLKCRQPAPPTALPAREQPLAQPQGPWPLASPGPRLVFNRVNGRRPLTTSPSLEGTQETYTLAHEENVRFVSEAWQQVERQLDGGPADKSGPRPVQYVESSPDPRLQNFVPIDLDEWWAQQFLARITNCS
- the Mcrip2 gene encoding MAPK regulated corepressor interacting protein 2 isoform X2, whose protein sequence is MPAARAADRATRARAALGAASGTLAPGKCLSHLRRNPERRGPPEPRKASRPTGTASAWRSGSPGPRLVFNRVNGRRPLTTSPSLEGTQETYTLAHEENVRFVSEAWQQVERQLDGGPADKSGPRPVQYVESSPDPRLQNFVPIDLDEWWAQQFLARITNCS